A genomic stretch from Pontivivens ytuae includes:
- a CDS encoding methyl-accepting chemotaxis protein, whose protein sequence is MEAVRSRLSGLLALFPRHGIGRRLLLTLLAGLAVLNVVMTAVSTAQLSGALEEAIRTEIALAETLVAQPVSAALWQLDPGGAENGLRGLSAMTHFAAAKVIAEDEVFASLAATAAVPEEAVVSRVPLLSPDEAVIGMLELTFDAGPIQDRVAFVRIRTILFGVTVFLLAGLIVAALSISIVQPIRAAVVEIEGLRDGRTEDRIESAARRDEVGQVGRALDVLRRALLEKQELEREKQHRDAEEARLAIKRNEENARAEAERTARMQEQERVVTTLAAALQRVAAGDLRCTLTEPFDSIYEPLRHDYNAAIHRLSDVVAKITESAGTLSAQAKTMSSFAHDLSQRSETAAAALRQTRSATTSLAKTASDAARDTESFAKVSEQVRQITAEKRDVVRNAVGAMDDVEMSSTEIGKITLIISKIASQISILSINASIEAARAGPSGAGFAVVAESVRDLASQTARAAEEIEGSVERRSTIVTDGLTYIREADTALERIGNDVVSLSEGTQSLSTTVSAQSEDVASIDSAMVEIEGTIREGAIISNDAARASATLSQEASRLDQLVSQFQIENGSSALTSISQRNADLGLNSSEPKAARH, encoded by the coding sequence TTGGAGGCCGTCCGTTCACGACTGTCAGGACTGCTCGCGCTGTTCCCGCGCCACGGGATCGGCCGAAGGCTGCTGCTGACGCTGCTCGCGGGACTGGCCGTCTTGAACGTCGTGATGACGGCCGTCAGCACGGCGCAGCTCTCCGGTGCGCTGGAGGAGGCGATCCGGACGGAAATCGCCCTCGCGGAAACGCTCGTCGCCCAGCCGGTGAGCGCAGCGCTTTGGCAACTGGATCCCGGCGGCGCTGAGAACGGACTGCGCGGTCTCAGCGCGATGACCCATTTCGCCGCGGCAAAGGTCATTGCCGAGGACGAAGTCTTCGCCTCCCTTGCCGCAACCGCGGCGGTGCCGGAAGAGGCGGTGGTCAGCCGCGTGCCATTGCTGTCACCGGACGAGGCCGTCATAGGTATGCTGGAGCTGACATTCGACGCGGGCCCGATCCAGGACCGCGTTGCATTCGTCCGGATCAGGACGATCCTCTTTGGCGTCACTGTTTTCCTGCTTGCGGGCCTCATCGTCGCCGCGCTCTCGATCTCGATCGTACAGCCCATTCGCGCGGCCGTCGTCGAGATCGAAGGGCTGCGGGACGGCCGCACCGAAGACCGTATCGAGAGCGCGGCGCGCCGTGACGAGGTCGGGCAGGTCGGCCGCGCACTCGATGTGCTTCGGCGAGCACTCCTCGAAAAGCAGGAACTCGAACGCGAGAAGCAGCATCGCGACGCTGAAGAGGCGCGCCTTGCGATCAAGCGAAACGAAGAGAATGCACGGGCCGAAGCGGAACGAACCGCACGGATGCAGGAGCAGGAGCGGGTCGTGACCACCCTGGCGGCTGCCCTGCAACGGGTCGCGGCAGGCGATCTGCGATGCACCCTGACCGAGCCCTTCGACAGCATCTACGAGCCCCTCCGGCACGACTACAACGCCGCAATTCATCGCCTGTCGGATGTCGTGGCGAAGATCACCGAGAGTGCAGGGACGCTGAGCGCTCAGGCGAAGACCATGTCGTCCTTTGCGCACGATCTCTCGCAACGCTCCGAAACCGCCGCGGCCGCCCTTCGCCAGACCCGATCCGCCACAACGTCGCTCGCAAAGACCGCCTCCGATGCCGCGAGAGATACGGAGAGCTTTGCGAAAGTATCCGAACAAGTGCGGCAGATCACGGCGGAGAAACGAGACGTCGTGCGCAACGCCGTCGGTGCCATGGACGACGTCGAAATGTCGTCCACCGAGATCGGAAAGATCACGCTGATCATCAGCAAAATCGCGTCGCAGATCTCCATCCTGTCGATCAACGCGAGTATCGAGGCCGCCCGCGCTGGACCATCCGGCGCCGGCTTCGCCGTGGTCGCTGAATCCGTGCGCGACCTGGCGAGCCAGACAGCGCGCGCCGCTGAAGAGATCGAGGGCTCGGTGGAGCGGCGCTCGACCATCGTGACGGACGGTCTCACCTACATTCGCGAGGCGGATACCGCGCTCGAACGGATCGGAAACGATGTCGTCAGCCTCTCCGAAGGTACGCAGTCGCTGTCGACAACGGTCTCGGCCCAGTCGGAAGACGTGGCGAGCATCGACAGCGCCATGGTCGAGATCGAAGGCACGATCCGAGAGGGCGCCATCATCTCAAACGATGCCGCACGAGCCAGCGCAACGCTTTCTCAGGAAGCCAGCCGGCTGGACCAGCTGGTGTCACAATTCCAGATAGAAAACGGCAGTTCGGCATTAACCAGCATTTCCCAACGAAACGCTGATTTGGGCCTCAACTCGTCCGAGCCCAAAGCCGCCCGACACTAG
- a CDS encoding substrate-binding periplasmic protein, translating to MLRIALTLATLLLFGSVAGAQTIRVFTSTDLDPMARGTDMDPPGFSHELIHLLADRAGLTLDLVYQPWERAQQEVQNGADAYLLAPTRNARREELYAWIVPILEVEQAFLSTGPQLDSLEAARDVGSIAARGNYERILQGAAFDNVQHVETDNALRMLEAGRIDAVFTLRERAVFMWRDFGFEPDRLVIGDAVKRSTLWLAGPKDADPEITRRLATALAELQADGTYDALRASYFGGAAALQTASE from the coding sequence ATGCTGAGAATTGCCCTGACCCTGGCGACCTTGCTCCTGTTCGGATCCGTCGCTGGCGCACAGACGATCCGCGTTTTCACCAGTACGGATCTCGATCCGATGGCGCGCGGTACCGATATGGACCCGCCCGGTTTCAGTCATGAACTCATCCATCTTCTCGCCGATCGGGCCGGGCTGACGCTGGACCTCGTCTACCAGCCTTGGGAGCGGGCTCAGCAGGAGGTCCAGAACGGCGCCGATGCCTATCTCCTCGCACCCACGCGCAATGCCCGGCGCGAAGAACTCTACGCCTGGATCGTTCCCATTCTGGAAGTGGAGCAGGCCTTCCTGAGCACCGGGCCGCAGCTCGACTCGCTCGAGGCGGCGCGAGACGTCGGCAGCATTGCCGCGCGGGGAAACTATGAACGGATCCTGCAGGGCGCCGCATTCGACAACGTCCAACATGTCGAGACCGACAATGCCCTCCGGATGCTGGAAGCCGGCCGTATCGACGCCGTCTTCACCCTGCGGGAGCGTGCGGTGTTCATGTGGCGCGACTTCGGCTTCGAACCGGATCGCCTCGTCATTGGCGATGCCGTCAAGCGCTCCACGCTGTGGCTCGCCGGGCCGAAGGACGCCGATCCGGAGATCACGCGAAGGCTCGCCACCGCGTTGGCGGAATTGCAGGCGGATGGCACCTATGACGCGCTCAGAGCATCGTATTTCGGTGGCGCCGCGGCTCTGCAGACGGCAAGCGAGTAG
- a CDS encoding ferric reductase-like transmembrane domain-containing protein: MRPALIWLTVVLVITVPLIAAAASPLLAWRQPVYIAAGFAGIIGLALLLLQPLLVADTLPGIRGRRVHPWIGAALVLMVLVHVAGLWITSPPDVIDVLLFRSPTPFAIWGALAMWAAFAAALLALVRKRIGLRVWRMAHTAATTVIVIGTVAHAMLIEGAMEILSKSVLCLLVIAAFAWALLQRRVWRVLPQKSRK, encoded by the coding sequence ATGCGTCCGGCCCTGATCTGGTTGACCGTGGTGCTGGTCATCACGGTCCCCCTGATCGCGGCGGCCGCAAGCCCCCTCCTCGCATGGCGGCAGCCTGTGTATATCGCCGCGGGCTTCGCCGGGATCATCGGTCTCGCACTTCTGCTGCTTCAACCCCTGTTGGTTGCCGACACGTTGCCGGGCATCCGTGGCCGCCGTGTGCATCCATGGATCGGCGCGGCACTCGTCCTCATGGTGCTCGTCCACGTGGCGGGTCTCTGGATCACGAGCCCACCGGACGTCATAGACGTGCTGCTGTTCCGGTCGCCCACACCCTTCGCTATCTGGGGCGCACTTGCGATGTGGGCGGCGTTCGCCGCCGCGCTGCTCGCCCTGGTTCGAAAGCGGATCGGTCTGCGCGTCTGGCGCATGGCCCATACCGCGGCCACGACCGTCATTGTGATCGGCACGGTGGCGCATGCGATGCTCATCGAGGGGGCGATGGAGATCCTCTCGAAGAGCGTCCTCTGCCTGCTCGTGATCGCCGCGTTCGCGTGGGCGCTGCTGCAGCGCAGGGTGTGGCGGGTGCTTCCACAGAAAAGCAGGAAATGA
- a CDS encoding twin-arginine translocation pathway signal, translated as MTITNATRRVLLATAGAALVTGTSGLMVPARAQSLAPTPTMRGGANNYRPGAPIVDRIGGGGFWTTGTVRRAGDGAPLAGRRIQVWAHTTEGHERDERSHGATLTDANGVFRIEMPQIVPAFGQPHGHLAYDAEYDDGGFETVFLRPIMGSASDTSLDVEFVLRPV; from the coding sequence ATGACGATCACGAACGCAACGCGTCGCGTCCTGCTTGCGACCGCCGGCGCGGCCCTCGTCACCGGCACGTCGGGGTTGATGGTCCCGGCCAGGGCCCAGTCGCTCGCACCAACGCCCACGATGCGGGGCGGGGCAAACAACTATCGTCCCGGCGCGCCCATCGTGGACCGGATCGGAGGCGGGGGCTTCTGGACGACGGGGACCGTGCGGCGCGCAGGCGACGGTGCGCCGCTGGCCGGGCGGCGGATCCAAGTCTGGGCGCACACGACCGAGGGACATGAGCGCGACGAGCGTTCGCACGGCGCCACCCTGACGGACGCCAACGGGGTCTTCCGCATCGAGATGCCGCAGATCGTACCGGCCTTCGGGCAACCGCACGGGCACCTGGCCTACGACGCCGAGTATGACGACGGCGGGTTCGAGACCGTCTTCCTGCGTCCGATCATGGGAAGTGCGTCCGATACCAGCCTCGACGTCGAGTTCGTGCTGCGCCCCGTCTGA